Below is a window of Arthrobacter sp. SLBN-112 DNA.
AGCGCGACACTACCTCATGGCATGAAGGAACGGCGGGCACCTCCCAAGGGAGATGCCCGCCGTCTTATGTGTCACCCAAACCGATCTCCGGGCAGCCCTGCAGGGTGTACGCCCCTACGCGTGGCCCGCGGCCTGCATCTGGCGGAGCTCCTTCTTCAGTTCGCTGACCTCGTCACGGATCCGCGCTGCCACTTCGAACTGCAGTTCGGCGGCGGCCCCGTGCATTTGTTCGGTGAGCTGCTCGATCAGGCCCACCAGGTCCTCTGCCGGCGCTGCGGCCAAACCATCCGCACGGACCTGCGCCGCGCCCTTCGCGCCGGACTTCGTGCGCTTGGCGCCCTTGGCCAGGCGGTTGTTCTTCAGCAGTTCCTGGGTGTCGGCGTCTTCCTTGGCCAGCTGGTCGGTGATGTCGGCGATCTTCTTCCGCAGCGGCTGGGGATCGACGCCATGATCGGTGTTGTAGGCCACCTGGATGGCGCGGCGGCGGTTGGTTTCGTCGATGGCGAGGGCCATGGAATCGGTGATCCGGTCCGCATACATGTGCACCTGGCCTGAGACGTTACGGGCTGCACGTCCGATCGTCTGGATCAGCGACGTGGACGAGCGCAGGAAGCCTTCCTTATCCGCATCCAGGATGCTGACCAAGGACACCTCGGGAAGGTCGAGGCCCTCACGGAGGAGGTTGATGCCCACCAGGACGTCGAAGGATCCCATCCGCAGCTCGCGCAGGAGTTCCACGCGGCGCAGGGTATCGACGTCAGAGTGCAGGTACTCCACCTTCACGCCGTGGCCCAGCAAGTAATCCGTGAGGTCCTCTGCCATGCGTTTGGTCAGGGTGGTCACCAGGACGCGTTCGTCCTTCTCCACCCGGGTCTTGATCTCGCCGAGGAGGTCATCGATCTGGCCCTTGGTGGGTTTGACCACCACCTCCGGATCCACCAGGCCGGTGGGACGGATGATCTGCTGTACGAATCCGTCCGCCTTGCCGAGCTCGTACTTGCCGGGGGTGGCCGAAAGGTAAACGGTCTGGCCCACCCGTTGGAGGAACTCGTCCCATTTCAGCGGCCGGTTGTCCATGGCGGACGGCAGGCGGAAACCAAAGTCCACCAGGTTCCGTTTGCGGGACATGTCGCCCTCATACATGGCGCCGATCTGCGGAATGGTCACGTGGGACTCATCCACCACCAGCAGGAAGTCGTCCGGGAAGTAGTCCAGGAGGCAGTGCGGCGCGGTGCCGGGTCCGCGCCCGTCAATGTGCGCGGAATAGTTCTCGATGCCGTTGCAGAAACCCATCTGCTGCATCATTTCGAGGTCGTACGTGGTGCGCATCCGCAGCCGCTGGGCTTCGACGAGCTTGTTTTGGCTTTCCAGTACCTTCAGCCGGTCCGCCAGTTCATCCTCGATCCGCTTGATGGCCCGCGCCATCCGCTCAGGCCCGGCCACGTAGTGGGAGGCCGGGAAGACGTACATCTCTTCCTCGTCGCGGAGGACTTCACCGGTGAGCGGATGCAGGGTGTGGATGTTCTCGATTTCGTCGCCGAAGAACTCGATCCGGATGGCCAGTTCCTCGTACATCGGAATGATTTCCACGGTGTCGCCGCGCACACGGAACGTGCCACGGTGGAAGTCGACGTCGTTGCGGGCGTACTGCATGGAGACGAATTTGCGCAGGAGGTCGTCACGGTTCATCTCGGCGCCCTTCCGCAGGGTGACCATACCGGAGATGTATTCCTCCGGGGTTCCCAGGCCGTAGATGCACGACACGGTGGCCACGACGATCACGTCGCGGCGGGTCAGCAGCGCGTTGGTGGCGGAGTGGCGGAGCCGTTCAACTTCCTCGTTGATGGAGGAATCCTTTTCGATGAAGGTGTCC
It encodes the following:
- the uvrB gene encoding excinuclease ABC subunit UvrB; the protein is MSLAQEINRVVAPFEVISEFKPAGDQPAAIAELTERIRNGEKDVVLLGATGTGKSATTAWLIEQVQRPTLVMVQNKTLAAQLANEFRELLPNNAVEYFVSYYDYYQPEAYVAQTDTFIEKDSSINEEVERLRHSATNALLTRRDVIVVATVSCIYGLGTPEEYISGMVTLRKGAEMNRDDLLRKFVSMQYARNDVDFHRGTFRVRGDTVEIIPMYEELAIRIEFFGDEIENIHTLHPLTGEVLRDEEEMYVFPASHYVAGPERMARAIKRIEDELADRLKVLESQNKLVEAQRLRMRTTYDLEMMQQMGFCNGIENYSAHIDGRGPGTAPHCLLDYFPDDFLLVVDESHVTIPQIGAMYEGDMSRKRNLVDFGFRLPSAMDNRPLKWDEFLQRVGQTVYLSATPGKYELGKADGFVQQIIRPTGLVDPEVVVKPTKGQIDDLLGEIKTRVEKDERVLVTTLTKRMAEDLTDYLLGHGVKVEYLHSDVDTLRRVELLRELRMGSFDVLVGINLLREGLDLPEVSLVSILDADKEGFLRSSTSLIQTIGRAARNVSGQVHMYADRITDSMALAIDETNRRRAIQVAYNTDHGVDPQPLRKKIADITDQLAKEDADTQELLKNNRLAKGAKRTKSGAKGAAQVRADGLAAAPAEDLVGLIEQLTEQMHGAAAELQFEVAARIRDEVSELKKELRQMQAAGHA